The Toxorhynchites rutilus septentrionalis strain SRP chromosome 3, ASM2978413v1, whole genome shotgun sequence genome includes a region encoding these proteins:
- the LOC129779947 gene encoding uncharacterized protein LOC129779947 encodes MKAFIVLSMAVVIASCAAVDESSKKEKRGLWELGHDLNGYDDDHHDHHLDHHEVKHLHTTITKKVPVPYPVEVEKHVPVEVKVPYPVHVEKKVPVVIEKNVPVYIEKKVPVHVDRPVPYPVEVKVPVIKKEYVEVPKPYAVHVEKPVPVYVHKPVIVEKQVPVTVHIKEHKKHWGLF; translated from the exons ATGAAG GCGTTTATTGTGTTGTCTATGGCTGTGGTCATTGCTTCCTGTGCGGCAGTTGATGAGTCCTCGAAAAAGGAGAAACGTGGACTCTGGGAGCTCGGACATGATTTGAATGGTTACGACGATGACCACCACGATCATCATCTGGATCATCACGAAGTCAAACATTTGCATACAACCATCACCAAGAAGGTTCCCGTTCCATACCCAGTCGAGGTTGAGAAACACGTTCCAGTCGAAGTGAAGGTCCCATATCCAGTTCATGTCGAGAAGAAGGTCCCAGTTGTGATTGAAAAGAATGTCCCAGTCTACATCGAGAAGAAGGTCCCAGTTCACGTTGACCGCCCAGTTCCATACCCAGTCGAGGTTAAGGTTCCAGTCATCAAGAAGGAATACGTCGAAGTGCCAAAACCATACGCAGTTCATGTTGAGAAACCCGTTCCAGTGTATGTCCACAAGCCAGTGATCGTTGAGAAGCAGGTGCCGGTGACTGTTCACATCAAGGAGCACAAGAAGCACTGGGGATTGTTCTAA